A genomic segment from Saprospiraceae bacterium encodes:
- a CDS encoding phosphotransferase, whose product MRESEVNQLLEEIKKGLDETATLIETHISWVILTKTLVFKIKKPVKFSFLDFSTLDQRKHYCERELQLNNRLTSGIYLEVLPIRKTPKGLFSVTSRQGEIMDYTVKMKRLDTEKQMNVLLTKHLVGPQHMEQIAAQLATFHASSAKVGPPPDLAEMQQDFADIAKIKNFLSTHLGKTNEALLDKAILFSEAFLRAQQKRIRERYESGFVIDGHGDLHSKNIFLLDQPVIFDCIEFNDHFRYLDVLNELAFLCMDLDAYGQADLGVHLMEKYNTLHPILLQPADQLLFQYFKWYRANVRLKVSGLKLMSTHYKVIPKQELEGIKIYLTLFENYYLGLITNTSDATEIKLNAD is encoded by the coding sequence ATGCGTGAATCCGAAGTCAATCAATTACTGGAGGAAATTAAAAAAGGTTTAGATGAAACGGCAACTTTAATTGAAACACATATTTCATGGGTGATCCTCACCAAGACCCTGGTTTTCAAAATAAAAAAACCGGTGAAATTTTCTTTCCTTGATTTTTCTACCCTCGATCAGCGAAAACATTATTGTGAAAGGGAGCTACAACTTAATAATCGATTGACAAGTGGCATTTACCTAGAAGTCCTGCCGATCCGTAAAACACCAAAAGGTTTGTTCTCCGTTACGAGCCGCCAAGGCGAAATCATGGATTATACCGTTAAAATGAAAAGGTTAGATACCGAAAAACAAATGAACGTCCTGCTGACAAAGCACCTCGTTGGGCCTCAGCATATGGAGCAAATCGCGGCCCAGTTGGCAACCTTTCATGCCAGCAGTGCTAAGGTTGGCCCTCCTCCTGACCTAGCAGAAATGCAGCAAGATTTTGCAGACATAGCTAAAATAAAAAACTTCCTGTCCACTCATTTAGGGAAAACAAACGAGGCCTTACTGGACAAAGCCATTCTATTTTCTGAGGCTTTCCTAAGGGCACAACAAAAGAGGATAAGAGAGCGCTATGAGAGCGGTTTTGTCATAGATGGGCATGGTGACTTACATTCCAAGAATATTTTCCTGTTAGATCAGCCTGTTATTTTTGATTGCATAGAATTCAATGACCATTTTCGCTATCTGGATGTTTTAAATGAATTGGCCTTTTTATGTATGGATTTGGATGCGTATGGCCAAGCCGATCTAGGAGTTCATTTAATGGAAAAGTACAATACCTTGCACCCCATTCTTTTACAGCCAGCAGATCAGCTTTTGTTTCAATATTTTAAATGGTACCGGGCCAATGTTAGGCTAAAAGTAAGTGGGTTGAAACTGATGTCAACCCACTATAAAGTAATTCCAAAACAAGAATTGGAAGGTATTAAAATATATTTGACCTTATTTGAGAACTATTACCTGGGTTTAATTACCAACACTTCTGATGCCACCGAAATAAAACTGAATGCCGATTGA
- a CDS encoding CBS domain-containing protein yields MTNQLITVASNDPVRQAKECLDTHRIHHLPVLEDEKLVGILSASDVLHFMRYIDKDSQEPYLNDLRLKNYKVAEIMQKNIVTVNASDSIKSVLEVFNHNLFHALPVMDKENLVGIVTTLDIVKALLDS; encoded by the coding sequence ATGACAAATCAATTGATCACGGTCGCTTCAAATGATCCTGTCAGGCAAGCAAAAGAATGTTTAGATACCCATAGAATACATCATCTTCCTGTCTTGGAAGACGAAAAACTAGTAGGCATTTTGAGTGCTTCTGATGTGCTTCATTTCATGCGATATATAGACAAGGATAGCCAAGAGCCCTATCTCAATGATTTGCGGCTCAAAAATTACAAGGTCGCTGAAATTATGCAAAAGAATATAGTGACAGTGAACGCTTCGGATTCCATTAAATCTGTGCTGGAGGTGTTTAATCACAATCTTTTTCATGCCCTCCCAGTGATGGATAAGGAAAACTTAGTAGGTATTGTAACAACACTAGATATTGTTAAGGCTTTATTGGATAGTTAG
- the raiA gene encoding ribosome-associated translation inhibitor RaiA: MQLLIHAPWEVNDAMKDLIEKKVEKLINFQENIIKAEVFLKNGEGVSINDKKVEIRLKTNASEVFAQDTTDELEKSVANVVEKLRRQLIRQKQKSSPHK, translated from the coding sequence ATGCAATTACTAATTCATGCTCCTTGGGAGGTCAACGATGCCATGAAGGATCTGATTGAAAAAAAAGTAGAAAAGCTCATCAATTTTCAGGAGAACATCATAAAAGCAGAAGTTTTTCTGAAAAATGGCGAAGGAGTAAGCATCAACGACAAAAAGGTGGAAATCCGCCTGAAGACTAACGCTTCTGAGGTTTTCGCACAAGACACCACCGACGAATTGGAAAAATCAGTTGCCAATGTCGTGGAGAAACTGCGAAGACAATTGATCAGGCAGAAACAAAAATCAAGTCCACACAAATAA
- a CDS encoding 2-dehydro-3-deoxygalactonokinase: MKILSCDWGTSNFRLYLIESENGACLHQLSTNDGIGPLMAKKDKEEAALGYFLNHLKAQIAIIVQSTSTNLQGIPVLISGMASSSIGMKELAYAKLPFRISGEDLVWEKIPSTINMPHDIYLLSGLASENDVMRGEETQLVGMQNQFSFNQSVFLLPGTHSKHIYIENKKVTQFSTFMTGELFHISATHSILSHTVQASAIEHADAMAAFKNGVHLAKEKNYLEALFKVRTNTLLQGLAPQLNYCFLSGLHIGYELKTLIHLPRACQIIICGGAQLSLLYRVALDQFDLQNQSDVIPAATASMATVFGHLAILPALIAD; this comes from the coding sequence ATGAAAATTTTAAGCTGCGATTGGGGAACGAGTAATTTTAGACTTTACCTGATAGAAAGTGAAAATGGGGCGTGTTTGCATCAATTGTCAACCAATGATGGCATAGGACCATTGATGGCAAAAAAAGATAAAGAAGAAGCGGCTTTGGGTTATTTTTTGAACCATTTAAAAGCACAGATTGCCATTATAGTACAGTCAACTAGTACCAACCTGCAAGGCATACCGGTGCTCATTTCAGGAATGGCCTCTTCCTCCATCGGAATGAAAGAATTGGCCTATGCAAAATTGCCTTTTCGAATTTCAGGAGAAGACCTGGTTTGGGAGAAAATCCCAAGCACCATAAACATGCCGCACGATATCTATTTGTTATCTGGTCTAGCTAGTGAAAATGATGTTATGCGAGGAGAGGAAACACAATTGGTCGGCATGCAAAACCAATTTTCCTTTAATCAAAGTGTCTTTTTATTGCCAGGGACCCACTCCAAACACATTTACATCGAAAATAAAAAAGTGACCCAATTCTCTACCTTTATGACAGGAGAGTTGTTTCATATTTCGGCCACCCATAGTATTCTTTCTCATACCGTTCAGGCCAGTGCCATTGAGCATGCCGATGCGATGGCTGCTTTTAAAAACGGGGTTCATTTGGCCAAGGAAAAAAATTACCTGGAAGCCCTATTCAAGGTTAGAACCAATACTTTGCTGCAAGGCTTAGCTCCTCAACTAAACTACTGTTTCCTAAGCGGGCTTCATATCGGTTATGAATTAAAAACCCTTATACATCTTCCTCGTGCATGTCAAATTATTATTTGTGGTGGGGCCCAACTCTCTCTTCTGTATCGCGTTGCCCTTGATCAGTTCGACCTGCAAAATCAATCTGACGTCATACCCGCCGCTACCGCCAGTATGGCTACGGTCTTTGGCCATTTAGCTATACTTCCAGCTTTAATCGCTGATTAA
- a CDS encoding TRAP transporter large permease → MGPIEVALILLVSFFVLVLIRVPISFALGLATVPIFLLHEQLTISLLFTEMFKAYNSFLLLAVPFFLLAANLMNAAGITDRLIQFAKTMVGHLPGGLGHVNILVSMLFAGISGSSTADSAGIGAIMIPAMKKEGYDTSVSVAITSCSSVMGVIIPPSVLMIIWGGVMSVSIGGLFLAGVIPGIAIGLSMMVAVYIYAKRRGYPKYPLASVKAFFSAMGNAFLPLMTPVIIVGGIAGGFFTPTEASLVAVFYSLILGVLVYRKLDRTGVMQVFYESARFAAIALFAVGTASAFAFLLAFFKVPEALISQVANLQMGFIGTGLMVAACFLLIGMFIDAIPAIIILGTVLWPVAEVVGYHPIHFAIIGVVSLAFGLVTPPYGLCLLITCAIGEIKVVDALKDVFIILIPMLIVLLLIILLPDVILWLPKWLMDGIS, encoded by the coding sequence ATGGGCCCCATTGAAGTAGCACTAATTTTATTGGTCTCCTTTTTTGTATTGGTTCTAATCAGGGTGCCTATTTCTTTTGCCTTAGGATTAGCGACCGTCCCCATTTTTTTATTACACGAACAATTGACCATAAGTCTGCTTTTCACGGAGATGTTTAAGGCTTATAATTCCTTTTTACTCTTGGCGGTCCCCTTTTTCCTACTGGCAGCCAACCTGATGAATGCAGCGGGAATAACAGATCGGTTGATCCAATTTGCAAAAACCATGGTAGGCCATCTTCCGGGTGGGCTTGGGCATGTGAATATTTTAGTTAGTATGCTTTTTGCGGGAATTTCTGGTTCTTCTACGGCTGATTCGGCGGGTATTGGCGCCATTATGATTCCGGCGATGAAGAAGGAAGGTTATGATACCTCGGTTTCCGTTGCAATTACCTCTTGTTCTTCCGTGATGGGGGTGATTATCCCGCCCAGCGTATTGATGATTATCTGGGGAGGCGTGATGTCGGTGTCGATTGGAGGGCTTTTTTTAGCCGGTGTAATCCCGGGGATAGCGATAGGTTTATCCATGATGGTCGCTGTTTACATCTATGCCAAGCGCAGGGGATACCCCAAATATCCCTTAGCAAGTGTGAAAGCCTTTTTCTCCGCCATGGGCAATGCTTTTTTGCCTTTGATGACGCCTGTGATTATTGTTGGAGGAATAGCTGGTGGTTTTTTCACGCCGACAGAAGCTTCGTTGGTGGCTGTATTTTATAGCTTAATTTTAGGGGTACTGGTTTACCGAAAGTTAGATCGCACTGGTGTTATGCAGGTGTTTTATGAATCGGCTCGTTTTGCCGCTATTGCTTTATTTGCAGTTGGAACGGCCTCTGCTTTTGCCTTTTTGCTTGCTTTTTTCAAGGTGCCCGAGGCGCTGATCAGTCAGGTGGCTAACCTTCAGATGGGATTTATAGGTACGGGTTTAATGGTGGCGGCTTGCTTTCTATTGATCGGCATGTTTATCGATGCGATTCCTGCAATTATTATCCTGGGAACGGTTTTGTGGCCTGTGGCGGAAGTAGTGGGTTATCACCCTATCCATTTTGCAATTATTGGGGTGGTGTCTTTGGCCTTTGGTTTGGTCACGCCTCCTTATGGGCTATGCCTCCTGATCACCTGTGCCATAGGCGAAATAAAGGTAGTGGATGCCTTGAAAGATGTATTTATTATCCTCATACCAATGTTGATTGTTTTGCTATTGATTATACTTTTGCCTGATGTCATCCTTTGGCTACCGAAATGGTTGATGGATGGCATTAGTTAG
- a CDS encoding TRAP transporter small permease: MKKIIDKYFQLLQVLLTLMLVALIIPVFLQVVSRFVPFVPRYIWTEEIARFAFIWVIMLGATVAVRENTHFKIDLLPPYSPKVERSLHFILLMLMLLMSCVFFFGGWQFAQFGATQQSEISGLPMLTIYIAWPIAGFSWLLFLVEQLYDHFDQQNEIDHGPH; the protein is encoded by the coding sequence ATGAAAAAAATCATAGATAAATATTTTCAATTGCTGCAAGTATTGTTAACCCTCATGCTGGTGGCCTTGATTATTCCCGTTTTCCTACAGGTGGTTTCTCGCTTTGTTCCTTTTGTTCCGCGTTATATTTGGACAGAAGAAATTGCGCGTTTTGCCTTTATTTGGGTCATCATGCTGGGAGCGACCGTAGCGGTAAGGGAAAACACACATTTTAAGATAGACCTTTTACCTCCATATAGCCCGAAGGTAGAACGTAGTCTGCATTTTATCTTACTGATGCTGATGCTGTTGATGTCTTGCGTTTTTTTCTTTGGCGGTTGGCAGTTTGCCCAATTTGGCGCCACGCAGCAATCCGAAATTTCAGGGTTGCCTATGCTGACCATTTACATCGCCTGGCCGATAGCTGGCTTTAGCTGGCTTTTATTTCTGGTAGAACAATTATACGATCACTTTGACCAACAAAACGAAATAGATCATGGGCCCCATTGA
- a CDS encoding TRAP transporter substrate-binding protein, which yields MVNKQALFKTILSCLVIGLLVLLGAWAANHKTASNTIILHGACIFDDNHSYTKALVRFVELVEQYYEGPQKVKFVLHKNSELGQEKDFFNYMNIGAVVDFAVASPSHASTFSKMITIMDVPFLFRDTEHYLKTMESDIFRPIEKIVSDRADVVILGYGGGEKRHLVGKRPIRNMEELKGFYMRVMGSPIQSRMFEAIGAVPTVISGGEVYNAIQTGVIEGAENSASAFMQYKWYEVAKEVSLTTVSIIIRPLFFSGKRFRKLPPDLQAAIRKAGKEAMEFERNFEIEIDDPLMKKMEEEGKVKTHVFTEREKMLELAKPVKEAFAKEIGASAILDAIDKIQ from the coding sequence ATGGTAAACAAACAAGCCTTATTCAAAACGATACTCAGCTGCTTGGTGATTGGGCTGCTGGTCCTTTTGGGCGCCTGGGCTGCTAATCACAAGACCGCTTCCAATACGATTATCTTGCATGGCGCCTGTATTTTTGATGATAATCATTCCTATACCAAAGCCTTGGTTCGATTTGTGGAACTCGTCGAACAATATTACGAGGGTCCTCAGAAAGTCAAGTTTGTACTCCATAAAAACAGCGAATTAGGACAGGAAAAAGACTTCTTCAACTATATGAATATTGGAGCGGTCGTTGACTTTGCAGTGGCTTCCCCTTCTCATGCCTCCACTTTTTCTAAAATGATTACGATTATGGATGTCCCTTTTCTCTTCAGGGATACAGAGCATTATTTAAAGACGATGGAGTCGGATATTTTCCGGCCCATTGAAAAGATCGTCAGTGACCGGGCGGATGTGGTTATTTTGGGCTATGGGGGAGGGGAGAAGCGCCATTTGGTGGGAAAGAGACCAATACGAAACATGGAGGAACTGAAAGGTTTTTATATGCGGGTGATGGGGTCGCCCATTCAATCGAGGATGTTTGAAGCCATTGGGGCCGTTCCTACGGTGATCAGTGGTGGGGAGGTGTATAATGCCATACAGACGGGGGTCATCGAAGGGGCTGAAAACTCCGCTAGCGCCTTCATGCAGTACAAATGGTATGAAGTGGCCAAAGAGGTTTCTTTAACAACGGTCTCGATTATCATTCGCCCCTTATTTTTTAGCGGAAAACGCTTTAGGAAGTTGCCGCCAGATTTACAGGCCGCCATCCGGAAAGCAGGCAAGGAAGCGATGGAATTTGAGCGAAATTTCGAGATTGAAATAGATGATCCGCTGATGAAAAAAATGGAAGAAGAGGGGAAAGTGAAGACCCATGTTTTTACAGAGAGGGAAAAAATGTTAGAACTGGCTAAGCCAGTAAAGGAGGCTTTTGCTAAAGAGATAGGTGCCAGCGCCATTTTGGATGCCATAGACAAGATTCAATAG
- a CDS encoding radical SAM protein: MKQKVLLLTPPFTQLNTPYPATAYLKGFLNTKGYTSYQVDLGIEVILELFSSEGLRELFIALEESDIALSDNAFRIYALKETYIKTIDPVIRFLQHKNPTLAHSICDGSYLPEGGRFATIEDLEWAFGTMGLQDKARHLATLYLEDLADLIKEAFDPHFGFSRYAERLGRTATHFDDMQAALQLPDSMVSKVLKQKLAAYVKGFQPSVVCITVPFPGNLFGALKCGQYLKLHHPDIKIVMGGGYVNTELRRVGEERLFDYVDFLSLDDGEAPLLFLLEHLEAKRPAHALKRIFSRKNGVVSYWNGATELDIPQRETGTPDYRDLRLHDYLSIIEVINPMHRLWSDGRWNKLTLAHGCYWGKCSFCDVTLDYIKRYEPVTASLLCDRIEEIIAHTQQNGFHFVDEAAPPALMRELALEIIRRDLTVVWWTNIRFEKRFSADLCRLLKASGCIAISGGLEVASDRLLELMEKGVTVAQVAQVADHFTAAGIMVHAYLMYGFPTQTAQETIDSLEMVRQLFEEGVVQSGFWHQFAMTAHSPVGQNPAAYQVAAIGPVFGGFADNDLYHEDPIGVEHELFSEGLRKSLFNYMHGVGFEFPLSDWFDFETPAPTIPTKYIAKRIGTKVIEKTPSPNTMVLWLGQEPIIDHFEAEDISVLSFYDKKKEWGFETNRQLGQWLADIFPLFVIGHHAPLSFKKLSDHYENAGLGSFDSFLNAFEWQQLRENGLLLV, encoded by the coding sequence TTGAAACAAAAAGTACTCTTACTCACGCCGCCCTTTACCCAACTAAATACGCCCTATCCTGCGACGGCCTATTTGAAGGGATTTTTGAACACAAAGGGTTATACGTCCTATCAAGTAGACTTGGGTATCGAAGTCATCCTGGAGCTATTTTCTTCGGAAGGGCTAAGGGAATTGTTTATAGCATTGGAGGAGTCGGACATTGCGCTTTCTGACAATGCCTTCCGTATTTATGCTTTGAAAGAAACCTATATCAAGACCATCGATCCCGTTATTCGCTTTCTTCAACACAAAAATCCAACACTGGCTCATAGCATCTGTGACGGTAGCTATTTACCTGAAGGTGGGCGCTTTGCCACTATAGAAGACCTCGAATGGGCCTTTGGAACGATGGGCTTGCAAGACAAAGCCAGGCACCTGGCCACCCTTTACCTCGAGGATCTGGCAGACCTTATCAAGGAAGCTTTTGATCCCCACTTTGGGTTTAGCCGGTATGCGGAGCGACTGGGGCGAACGGCTACTCATTTTGACGATATGCAGGCGGCCTTGCAATTGCCGGATTCGATGGTGAGCAAAGTGCTTAAACAAAAGTTAGCAGCCTATGTAAAGGGCTTTCAGCCATCGGTTGTTTGTATTACTGTACCTTTTCCTGGTAATTTATTCGGTGCCTTAAAGTGCGGTCAATACCTGAAACTGCATCATCCTGATATAAAAATTGTAATGGGTGGCGGTTACGTCAATACCGAGTTGCGCAGGGTGGGAGAGGAGCGCCTATTTGACTACGTAGATTTTTTGAGCCTGGATGACGGCGAAGCGCCTTTGCTCTTTTTGCTTGAGCACCTGGAGGCCAAACGGCCAGCACATGCGCTGAAACGCATTTTCAGCCGAAAAAATGGCGTGGTGAGCTACTGGAATGGCGCCACCGAATTGGACATTCCACAACGAGAAACGGGAACCCCGGATTACCGTGACCTCAGGTTGCACGATTACCTGTCTATTATAGAGGTGATCAACCCCATGCACCGGCTGTGGAGTGATGGCCGTTGGAATAAACTGACCCTTGCACACGGTTGTTATTGGGGTAAATGTTCTTTCTGTGATGTAACCTTGGATTATATCAAACGGTATGAGCCGGTAACCGCAAGTTTGCTTTGCGACCGAATAGAAGAAATTATAGCACATACCCAGCAAAACGGTTTTCACTTTGTGGATGAAGCTGCGCCGCCAGCCTTGATGCGAGAGCTTGCCCTGGAGATCATCAGAAGGGATTTAACCGTCGTGTGGTGGACCAATATCCGCTTTGAAAAGCGTTTTTCGGCCGATTTATGTCGACTGCTAAAGGCGTCCGGGTGCATTGCCATCTCTGGGGGGCTGGAGGTGGCGTCCGATCGTTTGCTGGAGCTAATGGAAAAGGGAGTGACAGTGGCCCAGGTGGCCCAGGTGGCCGATCACTTTACTGCGGCAGGGATCATGGTGCATGCCTACCTGATGTATGGCTTCCCGACGCAGACCGCACAGGAGACCATCGACTCCCTCGAAATGGTTCGGCAATTATTTGAAGAAGGCGTGGTTCAATCGGGTTTTTGGCACCAATTTGCGATGACCGCCCATAGCCCGGTCGGCCAAAATCCAGCCGCCTACCAGGTCGCTGCCATTGGACCTGTATTTGGTGGATTTGCCGACAATGATCTGTACCATGAAGACCCCATTGGCGTGGAGCATGAATTGTTTTCCGAAGGGTTACGCAAATCACTCTTCAATTATATGCATGGGGTCGGTTTTGAATTCCCCCTGTCAGATTGGTTTGATTTCGAGACGCCAGCGCCCACCATTCCAACAAAATACATTGCCAAACGCATAGGCACCAAAGTCATTGAAAAAACACCCTCTCCCAACACCATGGTCTTGTGGCTTGGCCAAGAACCCATCATTGATCACTTTGAGGCAGAAGACATTAGCGTTTTAAGCTTTTACGACAAGAAAAAGGAATGGGGTTTTGAGACCAATAGGCAGCTTGGGCAATGGCTAGCCGATATTTTTCCCCTTTTCGTGATTGGCCACCACGCCCCACTCAGCTTCAAGAAACTCTCTGACCACTATGAAAACGCTGGTTTGGGCAGTTTTGATTCCTTTTTGAATGCCTTTGAATGGCAACAGCTCAGGGAAAATGGGTTATTGTTGGTGTAA
- a CDS encoding dienelactone hydrolase family protein, whose translation MHRHIKQVVSQGLPLAQAQKALIMIHGRGASAEAILQLSQQLKVDGFTLLVPQAKDNTWYPHSFMAPVAQNEPGLSTGLGVIYELVAEVKESGIATNAIFFLGFSQGACLCSEFVARNGTQYGGVFLFSGGLIGAEIDRGPYQGDFKNTPIFLGCSDVDSHVPLHRVQESTAVFCEMGAQVTERIYPNAPHSVFANEIAFANAILSQ comes from the coding sequence ATGCACCGACACATTAAGCAAGTTGTAAGTCAAGGACTTCCATTGGCACAAGCCCAGAAAGCGCTCATCATGATTCACGGAAGGGGGGCGAGTGCTGAAGCTATACTGCAACTATCTCAGCAATTAAAGGTGGACGGTTTTACCTTATTGGTGCCTCAAGCCAAAGATAATACTTGGTATCCCCACAGTTTTATGGCGCCGGTTGCCCAGAATGAGCCTGGACTTTCTACCGGACTGGGCGTCATCTATGAGTTAGTAGCCGAAGTAAAGGAATCGGGTATAGCAACCAATGCAATCTTTTTCTTAGGCTTTTCCCAGGGCGCTTGCCTCTGTAGCGAGTTTGTGGCAAGAAACGGTACCCAATACGGAGGGGTGTTTCTTTTTAGTGGCGGCCTGATAGGGGCTGAAATTGACCGAGGCCCCTATCAAGGAGATTTTAAAAATACCCCTATTTTTCTTGGCTGCAGTGATGTAGATAGCCACGTTCCTTTGCATCGCGTGCAAGAGAGTACGGCTGTTTTTTGCGAAATGGGTGCCCAAGTGACGGAGCGTATCTATCCTAATGCGCCGCATAGCGTTTTTGCAAATGAAATCGCCTTTGCCAATGCTATTTTGAGCCAATAG
- a CDS encoding ring-cleaving dioxygenase has protein sequence METNKMIKGIHHVTATVNDAQEDYDFYTKLLGQRLVKKTVNFDNNQVYHFYYGNEQGTPGTIMTTFPYKGHQVREGLVGTGQVSITAFSVPLNAIPFWQARLTAANVPVVTTNKFGLPTLQFADPSDLPLEIVGNEEDDREPWTTKEVDASVAIRGFFNVTLAIAEVNATFAFIMKEFGFTEVGKEGLLTRFAAEGGGAGQYLDILSAPTAEKGINGIGTVHHVAWRIEHDENLLAMRRHLTDNLGFNVTEVKDRNYFHSIYFRIPGGVLFEIATIPPGFAIDETLENLGTHLKLPSWEEVNRLQIEKVLAKVRY, from the coding sequence ATGGAAACCAACAAAATGATAAAGGGGATTCACCATGTAACGGCTACGGTCAATGACGCACAGGAAGATTATGATTTTTATACAAAGTTATTAGGTCAACGACTGGTTAAAAAAACGGTCAATTTTGACAACAACCAGGTCTACCATTTTTATTATGGTAATGAGCAGGGAACGCCTGGGACCATTATGACCACTTTCCCTTACAAGGGACATCAAGTGAGAGAAGGGCTGGTTGGTACAGGACAAGTAAGCATTACTGCTTTCTCAGTTCCCCTGAATGCCATTCCTTTTTGGCAGGCACGTTTAACCGCTGCCAATGTGCCAGTGGTCACGACAAATAAGTTTGGCCTTCCCACCCTGCAATTTGCGGACCCTTCGGACCTTCCCCTGGAAATCGTTGGTAATGAAGAAGATGACCGAGAACCCTGGACGACGAAGGAGGTGGATGCTTCGGTTGCCATTCGCGGTTTTTTCAATGTGACTTTAGCCATAGCTGAGGTAAATGCTACCTTTGCTTTTATCATGAAGGAGTTTGGCTTTACAGAAGTGGGGAAAGAAGGACTCCTCACTCGTTTTGCAGCAGAAGGCGGAGGCGCCGGGCAATACCTTGACATTCTATCAGCGCCTACAGCAGAAAAGGGGATCAATGGTATTGGTACGGTACATCATGTTGCCTGGCGAATTGAGCATGATGAAAACCTTTTGGCAATGAGAAGACACCTGACGGATAATTTGGGTTTCAATGTGACAGAAGTGAAAGACCGGAATTACTTCCATTCCATCTATTTTAGAATTCCCGGAGGTGTATTATTTGAAATTGCGACCATTCCACCCGGTTTTGCTATTGATGAAACGCTCGAAAACCTTGGAACACATTTAAAACTGCCGAGTTGGGAAGAAGTGAATAGACTTCAGATTGAAAAAGTATTGGCCAAGGTTCGTTATTAA
- a CDS encoding DUF3667 domain-containing protein has protein sequence MNCKNCGYRIDGKFCSHCGQNAKVDRINFSNFLNEVTESVFQINKGFFYTLRELFVRPGSSLKEFLNGQRKNHFKPIAYVLTLSTLYFLIAQITNQNTWMDDLISGWINGATGHPQVVQAPIILIWFSKNYAYLSLLLLPIFSLASYLSFIKSDTNYLEHIVINSYITGQQAVFYSMFAIVKMVIESDVIEVFSLFVAISYTYWVFWQFFSKGNRMINILCTIMTYILYLLFSIGLLFALMGINEF, from the coding sequence ATGAATTGCAAAAATTGTGGATATCGTATTGACGGTAAATTCTGTAGTCATTGTGGTCAAAATGCTAAAGTAGATAGAATAAATTTCTCTAATTTTCTAAACGAAGTTACAGAGAGTGTTTTTCAAATTAACAAAGGATTTTTTTATACCCTAAGAGAATTATTCGTGAGGCCTGGGAGCAGTCTAAAGGAATTTTTAAATGGACAGAGGAAAAATCACTTCAAGCCAATTGCGTATGTTCTTACCTTATCTACATTATATTTTCTGATTGCTCAAATCACTAATCAAAACACATGGATGGATGACTTAATTTCGGGATGGATAAATGGGGCAACTGGACATCCTCAAGTCGTACAAGCACCTATAATTTTAATTTGGTTTTCGAAGAATTATGCTTATTTGTCATTACTTTTATTGCCAATTTTTTCGTTGGCTTCCTACTTATCGTTTATTAAATCCGATACAAATTACCTTGAACACATTGTAATAAATTCATATATAACAGGACAACAGGCCGTTTTTTATTCCATGTTTGCAATTGTAAAGATGGTTATTGAAAGTGATGTAATAGAGGTGTTTTCTTTATTTGTGGCTATTTCATATACCTATTGGGTTTTTTGGCAATTTTTTTCAAAAGGAAATCGCATGATAAATATACTTTGTACAATAATGACTTATATTCTGTATTTGCTATTTAGCATAGGATTGTTATTTGCACTAATGGGAATTAATGAATTTTGA